The following coding sequences lie in one Phragmites australis chromosome 8, lpPhrAust1.1, whole genome shotgun sequence genomic window:
- the LOC133925851 gene encoding protein trichome birefringence-like 21, with translation MQKIQVVNPTAASLPALAVLALLFLATARRPPSFLDAYRSTVALPSSGSGRPRPAAAAARVPKRCDIFRAGEWVPDDDAPYYTNRSCPLIQEHQNCMKYGRPDLGFLRWRWRPAGCELPRFDAAAFLDAVRDRSLAFIGDSLARNHMQSLMCLLSKVEYPKDISKTTNPEFRTVHYESHNFTIAMFWSPFLVKANQPDHGGRLWDLYLDEPDPAWVAGVAGFDHVILSAANWFTRPSMFYEASRVVGCHYCLVPGVPDLTLRYSLRVAFRAALGALTARFNGTVIVRTLSPMSHFEGGEWDKGGDCRRTRPYAANETRMAGLDLDFHTAQVEEFLKAKAAAVALGGSAARLMLMDTTAAMLLRPDGHPSRYGHWAHENVTLYNDCVHWCLPGPIDVWNEMLLQMLLPD, from the exons ATGCAGAAGATTCAGGTCGTCAACCCGACCGCTGCGTCCCTCCCGGCGCTCGCCGTCCtcgccctcctcttcctcgccacCGCGCGCCGCCCACCTTCGTTCCTCGACGCCTACCGGTCCACCGTCGCCTTGCCCTCGTCTGGTTCCGGTCGCCCTCGGCCCGCAGCTGCCGCTGCCCGGGTGCCCAAGCGGTGCGACATCTTCCGGGCGGGCGAGTGGGTCCCGGACGACGACGCGCCGTACTACACGAACCGGAGCTGCCCGCTGATCCAAGAGCACCAGAACTGTATGAAGTACGGCCGCCCGGACCTGGGGTTCctgcggtggcggtggcggccggccgGATGCGAGCTGCCGCGATTCGACGCCGCGGCGTTCTTGGACGCCGTCAGGGACAGGTCGCTGGCCTTCATCGGGGACTCGCTCGCCAGGAACCACATGCAGTCCCTCATGTGCCTCCTGTCCAAG GTGGAGTACCCCAAAGACATCTCCAAGACGACAAATCCAGAGTTCAGGACGGTGCACTACGAGTCCCACAACTTCACCATCGCCATGTTCTGGTCGCCGTTTCTCGTCAAGGCGAACCAGCCCGACCACGGCGGCCGTCTGTGGGACCTGTACCTCGACGAGCCGGACCCCGCCTGGGTGGCCGGGGTCGCGGGCTTCGACCACGTCATCCTCTCGGCGGCGAACTGGTTCACCCGGCCGTCCATGTTCTACGAGGCCAGTCGCGTCGTCGGCTGCCACTACTGCCTCGTCCCGGGCGTCCCGGACCTCACGCTGCGGTACTCGCTGCGCGTGGCATTCCGCGCCGCGCTCGGCGCTCTCACCGCGAGGTTCAACGGGACGGTGATCGTGCGGACGCTTTCGCCGATGTCACACTTCGAGGGCGGGGAGTGGGACAAGGGCGGCGACTGCCGGCGGACGCGGCCGTACGCGGCCAACGAGACGCGCATGGCGGGGCTTGACCTCGACTTCCACACGGCTCAGGTGGAGGAGTTCTTGAAGGCGAAAGCGGCGGCCGTTGCGCTTGGAGGGAGCGCGGCGAGGCTGATGCTGATGGACACGACGGCGGCGATGCTGCTCCGGCCGGACGGGCACCCGAGCCGGTACGGGCACTGGGCGCACGAGAACGTGACGCTGTACAACGACTGCGTGCACTGGTGCCTGCCCGGCCCCATCGACGTCTGGAACGAGATGCTGCTCCAGATGCTGCTGCCGGATTGA